One Halovivax ruber XH-70 genomic region harbors:
- a CDS encoding acyltransferase, translated as MPGHGAPLDELVVPDGTEAQERDLVTDGDVLLGTRSSVEFGVRGRNVVASEGVRFGGAIEADGDCRLDMWSDVAESVLVGGDAYLGERVHIGGELMVAGDLDIGDDVDIEEGFEANGWIVIRNPMPTIVFLFVYLKHLLVVGDEDAAQRLIDELIDEDAADDPEAEPLVVPANGTVSDDAWRVSTPARIGDDCRLHGNIRAESIDVGSETELYGSLRARGDIQIDRNTIVHGDVTTRDGSITLDEGVRVLGDISCGELELGSDTVVDGVMRAAGQITMQNDPRPEAD; from the coding sequence GTGCCGGGACACGGAGCGCCACTCGACGAACTCGTCGTTCCAGATGGAACCGAAGCCCAGGAACGCGACCTGGTCACCGACGGGGACGTCCTCCTCGGGACGCGGTCGTCGGTCGAGTTCGGCGTCCGTGGCCGAAACGTCGTCGCGAGCGAGGGAGTCAGATTCGGTGGCGCCATCGAAGCGGACGGCGATTGCCGCCTGGACATGTGGAGCGACGTCGCCGAGAGCGTGCTCGTCGGCGGGGACGCCTACCTCGGTGAGCGCGTCCACATCGGCGGCGAACTCATGGTCGCGGGGGACTTAGACATCGGCGATGACGTCGACATCGAGGAGGGATTCGAAGCCAACGGCTGGATCGTCATCCGGAACCCGATGCCGACGATCGTGTTCCTGTTCGTCTACCTCAAACACCTGCTCGTGGTCGGTGACGAGGACGCCGCCCAGCGATTGATCGACGAACTGATCGACGAGGACGCTGCGGACGACCCGGAGGCGGAACCGCTCGTCGTCCCGGCGAACGGGACCGTCAGCGACGACGCCTGGCGGGTTTCGACGCCTGCACGGATCGGCGACGACTGTCGCTTACACGGCAACATTCGAGCCGAATCGATCGACGTCGGCAGCGAGACGGAACTCTACGGGAGTCTTCGTGCCAGGGGTGACATCCAAATCGACCGGAACACGATCGTCCACGGTGACGTGACGACTCGAGACGGCTCGATCACACTCGACGAGGGAGTGAGAGTCCTCGGTGACATCTCCTGTGGCGAACTCGAACTCGGGAGTGACACCGTCGTCGACGGCGTCATGCGCGCGGCGGGCCAGATCACGATGCAGAACGATCCGCGTCCCGAAGCGGATTGA